CATTTACGATAAAGTAAAAGTTTTTTTATTCGATGCCGGAAAAGTAATCATCGCTATTTCCATTATTCTGTGGGTACTTTCATCGCACGCTCCGGGAAATCGTTTTGCACAAATTGATCAGAAATACGAACAACTATCACTGCAAAAAAATGTAAATATCAACCAGTTAAAAGTGCAAGCCGGAACCGAAAAATTAGAAGCATCGTACGCTGGGATTATCGGCAAAACAATTGAACCTGCTATTGCTCCGCTTGGTTTTGATTGGAGAATTGGCATTGCACTCGTAACTTCTTTTGCAGCACGCGAAGTTTTTGTGGGAACCATGGCAACCATTTACAGCGTTGGCGATGAAAACAACACCGAATCCATTCGCCAAAAAATGATGAACGAAACCAATAAAACTACGGGATTAAAGGAATATACGCCAGCCGTAGGGTTTTCACTGATGATTTTTTATGCCTTCGCGATGCAGTGCATGAGTACCTTGGCGGTAGTTTACAACGAAACAAAAAATTGGAAATGGCCCGTTATTCAATTCACATATATGGGTGTATTGGCTTATGTTTCCAGCTTTATTGTGTATCATCTCTTCAAATAAAACAGGTTTGAAAAATTATTTTTTCGAATGCAATTAGAACGCAACAAATCCATTTTACATAAATACATTCCTGCCGAAGCTGTTGATACAATTGCTTTGTGGGTTTATCAATTCGATTTTAAATTAAAAATAAAAAAACAGCGTAGCACCAAATATGGAGATTATCGTCCGCCTAGTAGCGGACAAAATCATCAAATTACCATCAATCACGACATGAACAAATATGCGTTTCTGATTACGTTGGTGCATGAAATAGCGCATCTTTCCAATTGGCAAGAAAATAAAAATTCCGTAAAGCCACATGGTAACGAATGGAAAAGACATTACAAAAAACTCATCGTTCCGTTTATGCACGAAAAAATATTTCCAACGGATGTTATTTCGGCATTGAATAAATACATGGAAAATCCTGCTGCATCCAGTTGTTCCGACTTAACGCTTTTCCGGATATTAAAAAAATACGATGAAAGACACAACGGAATTTTACTTGAAAAACTACCCATTGATACTGTTTTCACATTAAAAAACGGGCGACTTTTTAAAAAAGGAGAGAAAATACGAACGCGCTATAAATGTTTAGAAATAAATACAAAAAGAACGTATTTATTTGCTCCCATTGCCGAAGTTTTTCTGCTTGAAGAATAATTATTTTGAAGTGATTAGGTGATGAAGAAGTTGAATTTGTAGTTGTGCAGATGTACCAATTAAAAATGAAAGTGTCGTCATTCCGTACTTGATTCGGAATCTGCGCGAAGGAAAAAGCTCCACCTAAATCCTCCCCAAAAGGAAGGCTTAATTCAGAATTAAAATTAATTTGAAAAATTGCAGATAAAGATAGCTTTTAGCTAATATCATTTGTCAAATGTTCAGCTAAACGTGTCTATAATTCAGCTGGGTTTGCCATACATTCAGCTGAGTGTGCCTCAAAACAAGCATAGCATTTAAGTTGTTTTTCGATAATTTAATATAGCCCAAACATTAAGGACGAGCCCGATGATAAAAACATCCAGAATTTGCATCGAGATGTCGTGCAAGCCGCTTCCTTTTATCACTACCATTCGCATGACGTCAATAAAATAACTTACCGGAAAAAGATAGGTGATAAATTTTGCCCAAGCCGGCATACTGTCTATTGGCGTGTACAATCCGCTCATCATATTAAAGACCATCATAAATAAAAACATGAGCGAATTGGCTTGTTGCTGCGTTTCAGTGTACGTGGAAATGAGTAACCCGAAACCAAGTATCGCAAATAAAAAGACAGTTAAAAAGAGATAGAGCACCGCTAAATTACCGAGTGGTACAATTCCGTAACCAATCCAAGCAATGAGTAATCCGAAAGAAAAAACAATGATTCCCATGACTAAAAACGGAAGTAATTTACCCAGAATAAATTGGTATTTTTTGATGGGCGTTACGTTTATTTGCTCGATGGTGCCGATTTCTTTTTCTTTCACAATATTAAATGCTGCCGACAATCCCGCAATGGCGGTAACAAGCGAAACCAAAATGGCGGGTACCATAAAAATATAATACGTTAGCGACGGATTGTACCAAAAAGAAGGGACGACATTAATGGCGGGCGCTTGACTGATACGAGTTGGATTCAACCACTCCAAACGAATATCATTATTATAATCACCGATGATATTACTCAAATAACCAAATCCGACACTTGCTTTTACGCCATCAATGGCATCAACTTTTATCGCAATTTTCTGACTGCCTTCGCTGATAAGTTTGCTGCCAAATCCTTCCGGGATTTCAAGTACGATATCGGCTTTATCGGTTTCAATTAGTTTGTCTGCTTTCGAATTAAAATCAGTATAACCTGCTAATTTAAAATAGCCAGAAGACAAAATTTTATTGGTAAGCTTGGTAGAAATTTCGGAATGATCGTGATCAACAATGGCGATATTAATATTTTTGATGGTATAATTTGCTGCCATCGGCAATAAAATAAGTTGAATAGCAGGTGCAATAAAAAGTCTGCCCATAAAACCTTTGTCGCGGAATATTTGGCGAAATTCTTTTTGCAATAAAAACCAAAGTGGTCTCATTATTCTAAACGTATTTTAAAGTTTCTAAGCGCAATCACGATAAAGAAAACTGTCATGCTGGCAAGAATTAAAGTCTCTTTCCAAATAGAAGAAAAGCCCAATCCTTTTAACATCACATCTTTCACAATAATATAATACCAGCGCGCCGGAACAATGTTTGAAATGACTTGCAAGGCGACAGGCATATTCGCAATCGGGAACATAAAACCACTTAGCATAATTGTCGGCAACATCATTCCCAACATGGAAGCAAACATCGCATTTTGCTGCGAAGAAGTTACCGTTGAAATAAATAAACCCAGAGCAAGTGCCGACATAATCAGTAAAGTACTTTCCATAACCAGTAAAAAGATACTTCCTTGAATAGGTAAATCAAGTGCGTAAACACTGAGAAGTAAAATGGCAGCTAAGTTTATCCATGATAAAATTAAATACGGGATAGCTTTTGAAATAATAATTATTATAGGCTTTACAGGTGAAACAAGTAGCACTTCCATTGTTCCCAGTTCTTTTTCGCGGACAATAGATACAGATGTCATCATGACACAAACGAGCAATAAAACCATCGCCATAACTCCTGGCACAAAATTGGGCGCACCTCGCAAATCAGGATTGTAAAGCATTCGCACTTCCGGAATAATAGTATATGGAAGAGACAAATTATTCGATAGTTGTGTTTGATAATCCATCACAATGGAAGAAATATAATTTTGGAGTGTTAGCGCAGTGTTCGGGTCAGAAGCATCGGCAATAACTTGAATAGAAGCTTTGTGCAAATGCGATAAATCGTTATTAAAATTAGCAGGAAAAACAACAGCTAACTTTACTGTTCCTGTTTTAAAAGCGGCATCTATTTGAGATGAACTGCTTAATGTTTTTTGAATATGAAAAAATTTACTTCCTTGTATTTTATTGATAATTTGCTGCGAAGCAATATCTTTCGCATTGTCAACAATAACAATATTGGCATTTTTTATTTCGTTGGTGAGCGCAAATCCAAACAAAACAATTTGTACAATCGGTAAACCAAACAACATAATGAGTGTTTTTTGGTCTCGAAAGACTTGATAAAATTCTTTTTTTACGAATGATAATAATTGTTTCATGTTTTATTCCTCTATCTGCATTTCCCATTCTCCAGTTGTTGGGAGAATTATAGTTGGAATTATACCATTGAAAGCCAAACTAAAATTTAATTTCCACCTTCCTATGTAGCTTCCATTTTGTTTTCTTACTCCAGTATAATGGATTTTAGGTCCTTTTGTATTATACATATTTACTTTTCCACCTATTCCAAAACTTGATGCTTTTGACATTTGTTTCGTGAAAAAAATATTATCTCCAGATATTGTTCCAATAATAACTCCAGTACCTACTTGACCACCTGTATTCTTATCGTCTTGGGCTATGCCATAAAAATTTTCATTATCAACTTCATTAATTACAATATCAAAAAATGTTTTTTCGAATCCAGTATAATTTCGAATTCTTTCATTATCATATCTGTAATAACCTCTGTATTTCCCTTTCATGGAATTTTAGTATTAATTATTGTTTTATTTAATCTCCTCTTTTCGCTTTTCTTGCCAATCTGTAAAACACTTCGTCAATGGAGTCCACTTCAAATTTTTTCTTCAATGCGGAAGGAGAATCTAACGCTTCAATTTTTCCGTCCACCATAATTGTTACGCGATTACAATACTCTGCTTCGTCCAAATAATGAGTAGTTACGAAAATGGTAATTCCTTTATCAGCCGCATCGTAAATTAAATCCCAAAACTCTCTTCGCATATATGGATCAACGCCTCCAGTAGGTTCATCCAAAAAAACAATTTTTGGTTGATGCACAATCGCCACCAGAAAAGACAATTTTTGTTTCCATCCCAAAGGAAGCGAA
The Bacteroidia bacterium genome window above contains:
- a CDS encoding SprT-like domain-containing protein, translated to MQLERNKSILHKYIPAEAVDTIALWVYQFDFKLKIKKQRSTKYGDYRPPSSGQNHQITINHDMNKYAFLITLVHEIAHLSNWQENKNSVKPHGNEWKRHYKKLIVPFMHEKIFPTDVISALNKYMENPAASSCSDLTLFRILKKYDERHNGILLEKLPIDTVFTLKNGRLFKKGEKIRTRYKCLEINTKRTYLFAPIAEVFLLEE
- a CDS encoding ABC transporter permease; its protein translation is MRPLWFLLQKEFRQIFRDKGFMGRLFIAPAIQLILLPMAANYTIKNINIAIVDHDHSEISTKLTNKILSSGYFKLAGYTDFNSKADKLIETDKADIVLEIPEGFGSKLISEGSQKIAIKVDAIDGVKASVGFGYLSNIIGDYNNDIRLEWLNPTRISQAPAINVVPSFWYNPSLTYYIFMVPAILVSLVTAIAGLSAAFNIVKEKEIGTIEQINVTPIKKYQFILGKLLPFLVMGIIVFSFGLLIAWIGYGIVPLGNLAVLYLFLTVFLFAILGFGLLISTYTETQQQANSLMFLFMMVFNMMSGLYTPIDSMPAWAKFITYLFPVSYFIDVMRMVVIKGSGLHDISMQILDVFIIGLVLNVWAILNYRKTT
- a CDS encoding ABC transporter permease, translating into MKQLLSFVKKEFYQVFRDQKTLIMLFGLPIVQIVLFGFALTNEIKNANIVIVDNAKDIASQQIINKIQGSKFFHIQKTLSSSSQIDAAFKTGTVKLAVVFPANFNNDLSHLHKASIQVIADASDPNTALTLQNYISSIVMDYQTQLSNNLSLPYTIIPEVRMLYNPDLRGAPNFVPGVMAMVLLLVCVMMTSVSIVREKELGTMEVLLVSPVKPIIIIISKAIPYLILSWINLAAILLLSVYALDLPIQGSIFLLVMESTLLIMSALALGLFISTVTSSQQNAMFASMLGMMLPTIMLSGFMFPIANMPVALQVISNIVPARWYYIIVKDVMLKGLGFSSIWKETLILASMTVFFIVIALRNFKIRLE